The sequence AAAACACAGATTATATAAAAAAAGATACTATTTTAAAAATGAATCCAAAGAAATTTGCACTTTGGCTTTTTATTGTTTCTATCATCATGATTTTTGCTTCTCTTACCAGTGCTTATATTGTAAAGAAGTCAGAAGCAGAATGGCTTATTATAGAAATACCTTTTCTTTTTTTCTATTCCACTCTCATAGTTGTTATAAGCAGTGTTAGTGTTCAAATAGCATATTTTTATCTTCTAAAAAAGAAAAAAAATAAAACCATAGTATTTCTTTGTACAACCATCTTTTTAGGAATGTTTTTTATATGTATGCAGTGGTTAGGATGGATTCAGCTAGTTTCTTATAACATTTATTTTGTAGGGAATCCTGCGGGGTCTTTTATTT is a genomic window of Chitinophagaceae bacterium containing:
- a CDS encoding cytochrome c oxidase subunit 3; translated protein: MTTSTEIQNTDYIKKDTILKMNPKKFALWLFIVSIIMIFASLTSAYIVKKSEAEWLIIEIPFLFFYSTLIVVISSVSVQIAYFYLLKKKKNKTIVFLCTTIFLGMFFICMQWLGWIQLVSYNIYFVGNPAGSFIYVLSGLHGMHLIGGIIFLIIVLFLILQKEKYFQDALWMQLCVTFWHFLTFLWVYLYFFLILNN